A window from Drosophila nasuta strain 15112-1781.00 chromosome 3, ASM2355853v1, whole genome shotgun sequence encodes these proteins:
- the LOC132793825 gene encoding sodium- and chloride-dependent neutral and basic amino acid transporter B(0+) isoform X2 — protein sequence MQENDKFFCTYKQYKICPKMEIPTTKYLADYLYVVHEDVPFRYYRKTKCSVFRGLVLCICLNVSYANVVRFPRELDRYGSAYLLPYMVLLFLVGLPMLLLEISVGQFLGQGAAHTWRASPIFKGACIISRFASWVSAIWVSLQAVLALAYIGMFASNTIPFRECVGNLKLQMTGYSLTNNSGQECLEQTFLTPFWRNPLYFGLLAAGLIGLWIIVMLCTHNGKILRRSLFVYGLAGLALLCILTGWEVRNSFSRHYFPQLWKYESSLLAESNIWFNALTQVLYSVNCGFGAMPMLTGKFLYKGDAARTSVVYLCFNLLINAIAVTLFMVQFDFSANGYTIMDELKPLTAIYDRVLYGSQSEGDLLRHLVPSLIYALIILSALVSITVAVYTSTRLVPRRPNYVICLIALVVAVMSFAAPKFLIARVLDSRMVGTLAITALVFELIAITWIYGAKNIYTDLEFSIGRPIFRGWMWMWCSCPAILTGILVWWCADDDTDDLLAGYLPRWAPILFALAVILIIACVQIFRQVEYNFFGMICEASKPAKEWGPADPLARHSWKQWRSVCQDTGRRDFTLRRRGTRDYTHSIKKGQYSSAQKFGANGQVAHPHQTHWKSSTPGNSSPNYSGSMFGDSAIEEDISVDKFPGITQQQYVPFQASDGKPLRYSQRARQTAQPQTLTRLPPGPTTVEKHREVVYIRRLSDGGSGTHATRIEISPSNESITYGNGKANGNAAMSRNPLGRSTGCLAPAPALHAAGNHIKRSASSVVNVNTHKLPPPTSAAAGDHICWRKFNVNPEEYSTEL from the exons ATGCAAGAAAATGACAAATTCTTTTGTACCtacaaacaatataaaatcTGTCCAAAGATGGAAATACCAACCACAAAATATCTAGCCGATTATCTATACGTTGTGCATGAGGATGTGCCCTTCCGATATTATCGCAAA ACAAAATGCTCGGTGTTTCGCGGCCTTGTGCTCTGCATTTGCCTGAACGTCAGCTATGCGAATGTGGTGCGATTCCCACGTGAACTGGACAGGTATGGATCGGCTTACCTGCTGCCGTACATGGTTCTGCTGTTTCTAGTCGGTCTGCCCATGCTGCTGCTCGAGATATCTGTCGGACAATTTCTGGGCCAAGGGGCGGCGCACACATGGCGCGCCTCGCCCATATTCAAAG GCGCCTGCATAATCAGTCGCTTTGCATCGTGGGTGTCGGCCATCTGGGTGTCGCTGCAGGCAGTGTTGGCCCTGGCCTATATTGGGATGTTTGCCTCGAACACAATTCCGTTTCGCGAGTGTGTGGGCAATCTGAAACTGCAAATG ACGGGCTACTCGTTGACCAACAACAGTGGACAGGAGTGCTTGGAGCAGACATTTCTGACTCCCTTTTGGCGTAATCCACTCTACTTTGGCCTGCTGGCAGCTGGTCTCATTGGCCTCTGGATAATCGTCATGTTGTG CACACACAATGGCAAGATTCTGCGGCGCAGTCTCTTCGTCTATGGCTTGGCTGGCTTGGCGCTGCTCTGCATCCTTACCGGCTGGGAGGTGCGCAACTCATTCTCTCGCCACTACTTTCCACAATTGTGGAAATACGAGAGCAGCCTGCTCGCCGAGAGCAACATCTGGTTCAATGCCTTGACCCAGGTGCTGTACTCGGTGAACTGCGGCTTTGGCGCTATGCCAATGCTGACGGGCAAGTTCCTCTACAAGGGTGACGCAGCACGCACCTCGGTTGTGTATCTGTGCTTCAATCTGCTGATCAATGCTATTGCCGTCACACTGTTCATGGTGCAGTTTGATTTCTCCGCCAATGGCTATACGATTATGGATGAACTGAAGCCCTTAACTGCCATCTACGATCGTGTTTTGTACGGTTCGCAGTCGGAGGGAGACCTTTTGCGTCATTTGGTACCTTCGCTCATCTATGCATTGATTATACTCTCCGCGCTCGTCTCCATCACCGTGGCTGTCTACACCTCAACACGCCTTGTGCCTCGTCGGCCCAACTATGTCATCTGCCTAATAGCTTTGGTTGTAGCTGTCATGTCCTTTGCAGCACCGAAATTCCTGATTGCCCGCGTGCTCGACTCGCGGATGGTGGGCACCTTGGCCATCACGGCTCTCGTGTTTGAGCTGATTGCAATCACTTGGATCTATGGCGCCAAGAACATCTACACGGATCTGGAGTTCTCCATTGGCAGGCCCATTTTCCGTGgctggatgtggatgtggtgCAGTTGTCCCGCCATACTTACGGGGATACTCGTCTGGTGGTGTGCGGATGACGATACGGATGATCTGCTGGCTGGATACTTGCCACGCTGGGCACCCATACTCTTTGCATTAGCTGTGATACTCATCATCGCTTGTGTGCAGATCTTCCGGCAGGTGGAGTACAATTTCTTTGGCATGATTTGCGAGGCCTCAAAGCCGGCCAAGGAATGGGGACCAGCTGATCCGTTGGCCCGCCACTCATGGAAGCAATGGCGTTCAGTTTGTCAGGATACAGGACGGCGTGACTTTACGCTGCGTCGTCGTGGCACTCGCGATTACACACACTCCATCAAGAAAGGACAGTATTCGAGTGCACAGAAGTTTGGCGCCAATGGACAGGTGGCGCATCCGCATCAGACACACTGGAAATCGTCGACGCCGGGCAACAGTTCGCCCAACTACAGCGGGTCGATGTTTGGCGACTCGGCCATTGAGGAGGACATTAGCGTGGACAAGTTTCCGGGCATCACGCAGCAGCAGTATGTGCCATTCCAGGCCAGCGATGGCAAGCCGCTTCGGTACTCGCAGCGTGCCCGCCAGACGGCCCAACCGCAAACGCTGACCCGCCTGCCACCGGGGCCAACGACTGTGGAGAAGCATCGCGAGGTGGTGTACATCAGACGCCTCTCGGATGGCGGCAGTGGCACGCATGCCACACGCATCGAGATTTCGCCTTCTAATGAGTCCATTACCTACGGCAATGGTAAGGCGAATGGCAATGCGGCCATGTCACGCAATCCCCTGGGTCGCTCTACGGGTTGCTTGGCTCCAGCGCCAGCGTTGCATGCGGCTGGCAATCACATCAAGCGTTCGGCCAGCTCGGTGGTCAATGTGAACACGCATAAGCTACCTCCGCCCACGTCTGCGGCTGCGGGCGATCACATCTGCTGGCGCAAGTTCAACGTCAATCCGGAGGAGTATTCGACGGAGTTGTAA
- the LOC132793825 gene encoding sodium- and chloride-dependent neutral and basic amino acid transporter B(0+) isoform X1, whose amino-acid sequence MSSNLKSRSSDEQLSSLPRSVKPTATPTYKHISGGMATLPRPDTSDTGNARTCVYIGGPTGVSNAATLDRRQPQRMSWLNMRRAKADAEMPAVTPSPQTTRSCISTVSSVVESGGGRTTATSGRISSSGIVTLSGSNNTLTDIQGDYHEHHPHHHHHHDMHDGVSKNYSSVSVSASASASAHSAHNITTASNAKLLPAAEDESNQQTKCSVFRGLVLCICLNVSYANVVRFPRELDRYGSAYLLPYMVLLFLVGLPMLLLEISVGQFLGQGAAHTWRASPIFKGACIISRFASWVSAIWVSLQAVLALAYIGMFASNTIPFRECVGNLKLQMTGYSLTNNSGQECLEQTFLTPFWRNPLYFGLLAAGLIGLWIIVMLCTHNGKILRRSLFVYGLAGLALLCILTGWEVRNSFSRHYFPQLWKYESSLLAESNIWFNALTQVLYSVNCGFGAMPMLTGKFLYKGDAARTSVVYLCFNLLINAIAVTLFMVQFDFSANGYTIMDELKPLTAIYDRVLYGSQSEGDLLRHLVPSLIYALIILSALVSITVAVYTSTRLVPRRPNYVICLIALVVAVMSFAAPKFLIARVLDSRMVGTLAITALVFELIAITWIYGAKNIYTDLEFSIGRPIFRGWMWMWCSCPAILTGILVWWCADDDTDDLLAGYLPRWAPILFALAVILIIACVQIFRQVEYNFFGMICEASKPAKEWGPADPLARHSWKQWRSVCQDTGRRDFTLRRRGTRDYTHSIKKGQYSSAQKFGANGQVAHPHQTHWKSSTPGNSSPNYSGSMFGDSAIEEDISVDKFPGITQQQYVPFQASDGKPLRYSQRARQTAQPQTLTRLPPGPTTVEKHREVVYIRRLSDGGSGTHATRIEISPSNESITYGNGKANGNAAMSRNPLGRSTGCLAPAPALHAAGNHIKRSASSVVNVNTHKLPPPTSAAAGDHICWRKFNVNPEEYSTEL is encoded by the exons ATGAGCAGCAATCTGAAGAGCCGCAGCAGCGACGAGCAGCTAAGCAGTTTGCCCAGAAGTGTCAAACCCACGGCCACGCCCACCTATAAACACATATCCGGCGGCATGGCGACACTGCCACGCCCCGATACCTCCGATACAGGGAACGCACGAACTTGCGTCTACATTGGAGGCCCCACCGGAGTGAGCAATGCGGCCACCTTAGATAGAAGACAACCACAGCGGATGTCCTGGCTGAATATGCGACGAGCCAAGGCCGATGCAGAGATGCCGGCGGTGACGCCATCGCCACAGACAACGCGCAGCTGCATCTCGACGGTGTCGAGTGTGGTGGAGAGCGGCGGCGGACGGACGACGGCCACCTCGGGACGCATTAGCTCCAGTGGCATCGTGACGCtgagtggcagcaacaacacgcTGACGGACATACAGGGCGACTATCATGAGCATCAtccccatcatcatcatcatcatgacaTGCACGACGGCGTCTCGAAGAACTATTcctccgtctctgtctctgcgtCAGCTTCGGCGTCCGCACATTCTGCACACAATATCACAACGGCCAGCAATGCGAAGCTGCTGCCCGCTGCGGAGGATGAGTCAAATCAACAG ACAAAATGCTCGGTGTTTCGCGGCCTTGTGCTCTGCATTTGCCTGAACGTCAGCTATGCGAATGTGGTGCGATTCCCACGTGAACTGGACAGGTATGGATCGGCTTACCTGCTGCCGTACATGGTTCTGCTGTTTCTAGTCGGTCTGCCCATGCTGCTGCTCGAGATATCTGTCGGACAATTTCTGGGCCAAGGGGCGGCGCACACATGGCGCGCCTCGCCCATATTCAAAG GCGCCTGCATAATCAGTCGCTTTGCATCGTGGGTGTCGGCCATCTGGGTGTCGCTGCAGGCAGTGTTGGCCCTGGCCTATATTGGGATGTTTGCCTCGAACACAATTCCGTTTCGCGAGTGTGTGGGCAATCTGAAACTGCAAATG ACGGGCTACTCGTTGACCAACAACAGTGGACAGGAGTGCTTGGAGCAGACATTTCTGACTCCCTTTTGGCGTAATCCACTCTACTTTGGCCTGCTGGCAGCTGGTCTCATTGGCCTCTGGATAATCGTCATGTTGTG CACACACAATGGCAAGATTCTGCGGCGCAGTCTCTTCGTCTATGGCTTGGCTGGCTTGGCGCTGCTCTGCATCCTTACCGGCTGGGAGGTGCGCAACTCATTCTCTCGCCACTACTTTCCACAATTGTGGAAATACGAGAGCAGCCTGCTCGCCGAGAGCAACATCTGGTTCAATGCCTTGACCCAGGTGCTGTACTCGGTGAACTGCGGCTTTGGCGCTATGCCAATGCTGACGGGCAAGTTCCTCTACAAGGGTGACGCAGCACGCACCTCGGTTGTGTATCTGTGCTTCAATCTGCTGATCAATGCTATTGCCGTCACACTGTTCATGGTGCAGTTTGATTTCTCCGCCAATGGCTATACGATTATGGATGAACTGAAGCCCTTAACTGCCATCTACGATCGTGTTTTGTACGGTTCGCAGTCGGAGGGAGACCTTTTGCGTCATTTGGTACCTTCGCTCATCTATGCATTGATTATACTCTCCGCGCTCGTCTCCATCACCGTGGCTGTCTACACCTCAACACGCCTTGTGCCTCGTCGGCCCAACTATGTCATCTGCCTAATAGCTTTGGTTGTAGCTGTCATGTCCTTTGCAGCACCGAAATTCCTGATTGCCCGCGTGCTCGACTCGCGGATGGTGGGCACCTTGGCCATCACGGCTCTCGTGTTTGAGCTGATTGCAATCACTTGGATCTATGGCGCCAAGAACATCTACACGGATCTGGAGTTCTCCATTGGCAGGCCCATTTTCCGTGgctggatgtggatgtggtgCAGTTGTCCCGCCATACTTACGGGGATACTCGTCTGGTGGTGTGCGGATGACGATACGGATGATCTGCTGGCTGGATACTTGCCACGCTGGGCACCCATACTCTTTGCATTAGCTGTGATACTCATCATCGCTTGTGTGCAGATCTTCCGGCAGGTGGAGTACAATTTCTTTGGCATGATTTGCGAGGCCTCAAAGCCGGCCAAGGAATGGGGACCAGCTGATCCGTTGGCCCGCCACTCATGGAAGCAATGGCGTTCAGTTTGTCAGGATACAGGACGGCGTGACTTTACGCTGCGTCGTCGTGGCACTCGCGATTACACACACTCCATCAAGAAAGGACAGTATTCGAGTGCACAGAAGTTTGGCGCCAATGGACAGGTGGCGCATCCGCATCAGACACACTGGAAATCGTCGACGCCGGGCAACAGTTCGCCCAACTACAGCGGGTCGATGTTTGGCGACTCGGCCATTGAGGAGGACATTAGCGTGGACAAGTTTCCGGGCATCACGCAGCAGCAGTATGTGCCATTCCAGGCCAGCGATGGCAAGCCGCTTCGGTACTCGCAGCGTGCCCGCCAGACGGCCCAACCGCAAACGCTGACCCGCCTGCCACCGGGGCCAACGACTGTGGAGAAGCATCGCGAGGTGGTGTACATCAGACGCCTCTCGGATGGCGGCAGTGGCACGCATGCCACACGCATCGAGATTTCGCCTTCTAATGAGTCCATTACCTACGGCAATGGTAAGGCGAATGGCAATGCGGCCATGTCACGCAATCCCCTGGGTCGCTCTACGGGTTGCTTGGCTCCAGCGCCAGCGTTGCATGCGGCTGGCAATCACATCAAGCGTTCGGCCAGCTCGGTGGTCAATGTGAACACGCATAAGCTACCTCCGCCCACGTCTGCGGCTGCGGGCGATCACATCTGCTGGCGCAAGTTCAACGTCAATCCGGAGGAGTATTCGACGGAGTTGTAA